The Hyphomicrobiales bacterium genome window below encodes:
- a CDS encoding histone deacetylase family protein, translating into VTRSAEQPERADRLKTALDRLDVPVLPAKDFGPGPRAAVHTPDYLNFLETANEEWQRLPGGASKEVTANIHPTRYQGTYPKGVVGRAGWHMADTSCPLGENTFKAACASANTALTAAELVQSGDQHAYALCRPPGHHAYADMAGGFCFLNNCAIVAQQLRKHHDRVAILDVDVHHGNGTQGIFYNRRDVLTISMHCDPANYYPFHWGHTNERGAGDGEGFNLNLPMPPHSEDDVFLSTLEQAKRTISAFAPSVLVVALGLDASEKDPLRGLSVTTKGFEQIGRSVAEIGLPTVYVQEGGYLSDILTDNLAAFLAGATAT; encoded by the coding sequence AAGTAACGCGCTCTGCTGAACAGCCAGAACGCGCCGACCGCTTGAAGACAGCGCTCGACCGGCTTGATGTTCCGGTCCTACCTGCCAAAGATTTCGGCCCCGGCCCCCGCGCTGCGGTTCATACGCCTGACTATTTGAATTTCTTAGAAACAGCCAATGAAGAATGGCAACGCCTCCCCGGTGGCGCGTCCAAAGAGGTGACCGCGAACATTCATCCAACCCGCTATCAAGGCACTTACCCCAAAGGAGTAGTTGGCCGCGCGGGATGGCATATGGCAGATACCTCCTGCCCGCTTGGCGAGAACACCTTCAAAGCCGCTTGTGCCTCTGCCAACACAGCGCTTACCGCTGCTGAATTGGTACAATCGGGTGACCAACATGCCTATGCGCTTTGTCGCCCACCCGGCCATCATGCTTATGCTGATATGGCAGGCGGGTTTTGCTTTTTGAACAATTGCGCCATTGTCGCGCAGCAGTTGCGAAAGCATCACGACCGCGTCGCCATATTGGATGTTGATGTGCATCACGGGAATGGCACACAGGGCATTTTTTATAACCGCCGCGATGTGCTGACAATTTCAATGCATTGTGATCCCGCCAATTATTATCCATTCCATTGGGGACATACCAATGAGCGTGGCGCGGGTGATGGCGAGGGTTTCAACCTTAATTTGCCTATGCCACCACATTCTGAGGACGATGTTTTTCTCAGTACGTTGGAGCAGGCAAAACGGACGATTTCCGCGTTTGCACCCTCTGTTCTTGTGGTCGCACTGGGGCTTGATGCGTCAGAGAAAGACCCGTTGCGCGGCTTAAGCGTTACAACAAAAGGTTTTGAGCAAATTGGGCGTTCGGTTGCTGAAATTGGGCTGCCGACAGTTTACGTTCAAGAAGGTGGGTATTTGTCTGACATATTAACAGATAACCTTGCAGCTTTTTTGGCAGGTGCCACGGCGACTTAA